The segment TTCTAGTAACTCATCGAAATAATCTTGTCCAAAATTACGCATTTCTTTCAAACGGTCATCATCCATTGTAAACCCTTTAACAAGATATTCATTTAACCGCTCTGTTGCCCATTGGCGGAATTGTGTACCTCGGTGAGAACGAACTCGATATCCAATTGCAATAATCATTTCAAGGTTATAGTGTTTTGCTTTTCTTTTCACCTCCCTTGGCCCTTCATTTTGAACTTGTAAGTAATACTTACAAGTTACTTCTTGCTGTAACTCCCCTTCTTCGTAAATATTTTTTACGTGAAGTGTAATATTTTGAGGTGATGTTTGAAACAATTCCGCTATTCCCTTTTGGGTCATCCAAACTGTCTCATTCTCCAATCTAACATCTATTTTTGTGTTACCATCCTCTGTTTGATAGATTAGGATACTAGTTTCCTTTTGCAATGTCATCACTCCTTTTTAAAAGAATCCCCGTTTATTATTTTTTTCTAAACATCTAGTTTGTGTACTATTATACCATTTTAAGTTGGATAACCAAACGAAAAACGAACGCACGTTTTCTTTGTTGTGACTGAATCCAAATGTACAACGCGTTAGTGAGAAATCCATCACTTACACGGATGCTTTCAAGAACAGGTTTATGGATAAGTATCTAAACTCCCACGACATATTTTTATGGAAAGTGGATTTGATGAAGAAGTAATTGAAATAAAACGATCCGGTGGAAGAAAACTTATGAAACGAAAGGGTTAATAGGGCTTACTGATACAAGGAAAACAAAAGCTGGCAGAACCCTGAAACGGGAGCTTAATCCTTCTGAAGTGATCGTGAGGCAAAATGCACGAGGATGAAGTAGATTATAAATCAGCCAAAACATGAAAGGAATTAAAATGAAAAATCAATCATTACATGACTTACTGTAACAATTACCGTTATCAATAGAATCTAAAAAAGATGACCCTATTCCATATAGGAATCATCTTTTATTTGCATAACTCTTTTTTTATAAGTGCCCTTGACACAGATGCCAGTTTAATAGTTACCCACTTAATCTTTCTCAGTAATATTTATTAATTGTTTAAAGAGCTTTACACTCTAATAATTTATGCTCTAGTTCATATTTTATAATTGGCGGGTATGATAGCCTAGGTGGTTGAGCCAGATTTCTTGAACATCTGGCTTCCCGGCTCAGGATCTTGCCCGCAGAAACTCTGAGTCAAGTGACAAAATGCATCTACTAACTTTAAATAGAGAACATACATTTTGTACACTATAACTAAGTTTATGTTCCTTTGAAAATTTGTACAGTTTAGCGTTAACATACCAGATTGCTTGGAATCCTCCAAATACCTTCCCAATTATCAAACTTCAGTTATTCCAATGGTTTACCTCTAATTTATTATTTACTTTATTCTAGCTCTGTATATTTCAAGTATTCTTCTACTAGCTCACGTTCTGCTCCTACAATAAAAATATCTTTCATTATAATGTTTTCAAATCTATTTTTGGTGACATTATTGGCAAGTTTATTAGTTTCTTCCGACTCTAACTGCGCGTAAATTGATGTTAAGCGATCTTTAAATAACTTCAAAAAAGCTAGTTCTGATTGATTGATCTCCTGATCCTCAAAAAACGGCGGAATTTCATGTCCCTCATAGCTTATTCCACGATTCATAACAACTGCAGCGTAACCAATGTAATTTGTTCCTCCTCCCATACCATCGAAATAATAAGGAACTCTTCTCACCATGTAATCCAGATAGTTTAGCCTTTCTACAAGGTAAGAAATCTCACGATAATCAGTCTCTTCGTCTGCGATGATTGATTTTAACGATAATATGGATTCTTGGAGTTCGTTGAAAAAATCTTCAATATAATATACGGTATAATAACTATTTTTTTCTTGGTTCTCGCTATATAGATGATAATTTAAAAAAAGACTAATAAGGAGTAAGCATATTAACGATATATTTAATGCATTTAAATTATTTTTTATCATATTAAAGACTCCCGAGTATGAGGTTTCAATATATCACGCCTAGGTCTAAATAGACCTAGTGTATTTCGCAATTGAAAATTGAGCTATTTCGCAACACAATTTGAGCCACTTGAAATTAACAGATTTCACAAACTTGAGTTAACGATTTTAGTCTAGTGTTGGCTTGACATGGAGCCTCTACGGGCATGACTTCTTTGCGAAAGCAAAGGGATTTCGCAACCCGATCAGGGTATCATGCCCGCCTCTCCATATAAAGCCGATAAAGTTTTGTGTAAGATTAAAATTCACAAAGTAACAATAGCTCAAATTTAAGTTGCTATATACAACCTAGGCGTATAAATACTAATATAAGTTTGATCCTAAATCAGTTTTATAGGCCCCGGTTACTCTTATACTACCATCACCTGAATGAATGTCTCCTTTTAGATTTACGTAAGCTTCTTCATTTCTGATATCGTAATCTTTTAAATTCCCTGAAACTACACGGTATACTTTCCCATGATGGACCTTTTTTTGAGCTTCAAAATCTTTTCCTACAAATTCTTCAGCAGTACCTAAGCCTACGTTTTTAGGAGACATCTTACTTAGCGTATCCCAGACGTTATATACGTTATCCCCATATGGAATTAAACCTGCAACATACTTTATTAAAGGTGAATTACTTCTTTTTGTAAGTCTTTGTCCTTATATAAGTAGATGAAGTAAGCTAGGTGCTCTTAGGGGATTATTGATCTACAGAGTTATTTGGTAGAAAGGACTACGACTTAAAAAATGTATTTCGATAGATTAAGAGATTGAATTTTTTAAAATATTCCGCATCTATTTATGGTAAGGTTCACCATGGTGATTTAAGAGGCAAAAAATGACGAGAGAAAGATGCTCTCGTCATTTTTTATGATGTAAACATTTTACCTCTTCCAAATTGGCATTATAAGGAGGAGACCCAGCTAAGGCCTCTTCTGCTTAATCCTCTAATCCTCTTGTAATTTGCTTTAAGATTACATTATAGTAAGTTTTTATAACACTTCTTTCTGTCTCTTCAACAAGACTGTTATGAGCAATTAAATTTCTACACTCAGCCATTTCATCGATTTTAGGAATTATAAAATCTCTACTTGGAAAGTATTCTTTGAAAATTTCCCAATTGTTATCTATCAATGAACCGAGGTCCTTAAAATCTAAATAAAAGAGCTTAGAATCTCCTCTGATACTTAACCATTTGTTTGCGTTTGCCTTTTCAAGCCTATTAGTTATCGTGTTCCGAAGGGGTTTAGGAACTTTAATTTCATCAAAGTAGTGTTCCCCATGTTCTTTTTTGCAGACTTCTTCAATAAACAGCCTTAAAGAGTTTTCTACTGCATATAGATATGTATAAACTTCCGCCATATAATATCCTTTCTCTTTGATATCATTTGGAAGAATTATGGATAATATTTTACCAGAGATTCTATCTGATTGCTTTTCTAAATCTGTAATAAGGTCATCTTCCATTTCAAAATCTTTTGTTAAATCAATCTCAATTATTACTCTTTTAACATCATATCCGACCTCTGCTGGAATCAGGGTATCTGAAATAGACCTAAGTAGTTCTTTATTTTCTTTAGTATCTAGTCCATCAATATTTACAGGGTTAACATATAAATAGATTGAAGTCGCCATAGCATCTGACCTACCCCAGCCGCCATCATAATAGGAATATCCGCCAGTTTCTATTGATAGACTAGCCCCTCTTAATAACTGAGCTACTTCAATTTCTTTTTTTCTTTTAAGTGTGAAAATAATTCCATCTAATAATTTTTCGTTACTGAATGGCAATCCATATGTAAAAGACATAGATATCCCCCTTTAGATAAATTAATAATCGTTCCACGTTAAATAATCTTTTTATCTTGAATTATATAAACATACTACACATAACCTATTAACATTAATTAAAAAAGTAATTAATATATGACTAAATTCTACAAAATAGTAGTATTGCAAAAGGGAAGTAATTGAATTGATAGAATTTCGAAAAGGCAATAGGGAGCTTCTATTAGATAAGCTTATTTACCCACATCATCCAAACATATCACAAAAACTTTCGAATCTCTGATGAGGTTTACAAGCAGTTCTCAAAGGCCTGCAATGAACAACTCCCACACTTGGAAATCCCAGATATGGGCGGCCTTTAGCTTATTATTAACTTTTAATAACTTTAATAGATAAATTTCCATTAATTACTTCTGGATAATTATCAGCATAAATTTCATATTGAATTGATATATTAGAGTCTATGAATTTTGGAAAAATTACTAATCTTATTTCCTCTTGAAATAACTCTGTTGGTAATTTTTGCTTTATTGTATTGATTTTCTCAGTAATGATGTATAATGATTCTTTTTTCTCAACAATAGGATACCTTGATTGTTGGTAATTATTAATCAATCTAGAATAGTTTTCTGGTTCATCATAAATATCGTTAGCGATATAAAATCCATCTTTTATAGGAATCCTTAATTTGATAGTACAATTTTTTAATGGCTCATTACCCTTATTATGAATGAATAAATTTAAACGATGACCCACTTCTTCAAATAAATAATAATTATTATGATCTCGATATTCTCTGTCTACATTAACCAACATTTGTTGTAATTCATCATCATCTCTAGATGATAGTGGTTTTTCCCGATCTAACCACATCATACTGCTACTCATCAATTGACTAATGTTTCTGTTATAGTATGGCATTTTTCTATGGTGTATTTCATTTTGTATTTCTTTTCTTCTTACTTTGGAGGGAATATTCTTAATTTCCGTCTCACTTAATGCTAGTAATTCAAGTGTAGCATCTATCTTTTCATTAAAACCAACTATAATATCCTTTCGATTTATTTTTTGCCTATTTTGATACATTAAGTCTAATTCTTGTCGTTTTGCGAACCGAGTTGAAGTACCAGTTCTAATGTATATCATGCCTTGCTTTATTTTTCGATAATCTTTCTTAAACATATAAGGTGCATTGTCACAAGGACCTATTTTAAATATAGCTAAGTTTTTATCATTTATCTCTACATACTCAATACTGATTGGTATATTA is part of the Virgibacillus dokdonensis genome and harbors:
- a CDS encoding AlbA family DNA-binding domain-containing protein — encoded protein: MIPIEYRIENEDESVTLDFKREIYNKDKNHEFLKDIVALANALSNDTYRYIIIGVKEQSGFKEYFDVKRDDVGDVANYQQLIDQNIEPNIPISIEYVEINDKNLAIFKIGPCDNAPYMFKKDYRKIKQGMIYIRTGTSTRFAKRQELDLMYQNRQKINRKDIIVGFNEKIDATLELLALSETEIKNIPSKVRRKEIQNEIHHRKMPYYNRNISQLMSSSMMWLDREKPLSSRDDDELQQMLVNVDREYRDHNNYYLFEEVGHRLNLFIHNKGNEPLKNCTIKLRIPIKDGFYIANDIYDEPENYSRLINNYQQSRYPIVEKKESLYIITEKINTIKQKLPTELFQEEIRLVIFPKFIDSNISIQYEIYADNYPEVINGNLSIKVIKS
- a CDS encoding Swt1 family HEPN domain-containing protein translates to MSFTYGLPFSNEKLLDGIIFTLKRKKEIEVAQLLRGASLSIETGGYSYYDGGWGRSDAMATSIYLYVNPVNIDGLDTKENKELLRSISDTLIPAEVGYDVKRVIIEIDLTKDFEMEDDLITDLEKQSDRISGKILSIILPNDIKEKGYYMAEVYTYLYAVENSLRLFIEEVCKKEHGEHYFDEIKVPKPLRNTITNRLEKANANKWLSIRGDSKLFYLDFKDLGSLIDNNWEIFKEYFPSRDFIIPKIDEMAECRNLIAHNSLVEETERSVIKTYYNVILKQITRGLED